Proteins from a single region of Cydia splendana chromosome 9, ilCydSple1.2, whole genome shotgun sequence:
- the LOC134793551 gene encoding uncharacterized protein LOC134793551 — protein MEGDELGNELVRLDGGFLVDEETYVVNSDDVLDQEENNSDSCMGKHAPLREQDRFLPIANIAKIMKRAIPENGKIAKDARECVQECISEFISFVTSEASDRCQVEKRKTINGEDVLFAMNTLGFDNYVEPLKLYLKKYREIVLSPVTIQKINKTIVLYEDGIPDQAENDNETQTETTVIYTSYPKGMDEFTLG, from the exons ATGGAGGGCGACGAACTCGGCAATGAGCTCGTCCGATTAGACGGAGGCTTCTTGGTCGACGAAGAGACTTACGTTGTTAATTCAGACGATGTACTCG ATCAAGAAGAGAATAATTCTGACTCTTGCATGGGCAAACATGCACCACTTAGGGAGCAGGACAGATTTTTACCCATAGCCAACATTGCCAAAATTATGAAGAGGGCCATTCCAGAAAATGGCAAG ATAGCTAAAGATGCCCGGGAATGTGTTCAAGAATGCATCTCCGAGTTCATTTCATTTGTCACAAGTGAGGCCAGTGACCGGTGCCAGGTGGAGAAGAGAAAGACCATCAATGGAGAAGATGTCCTGTTTGCTATGAATACATTAGGTTTTGACAACTATGTGGAACCCTTGAAACTCTATTTGAAGAAATATAGAGAAATTGTACTTTCTCCT gTAACAATTCAGAAAATTAACAAAACAATAGTGCTGTATGAAG ATGGAATACCGGACCAGGCCGAGAATGACAATGAGACACAGACTGAGACCACAGTGATATACACGTCATACCCTAAAGGCATGGACGAGTTCACACTGGGATGA